The nucleotide window CTTCGTCAATTATCTGGTTAATACCTGTGTTGTTATAGCCTTGTCTATGGAAGAGAACCATTGCAGTATTTACTATTCTTTCTCGAGGTTTAGGCATGATGTAAGATTTTTACAAATGTAAACAAATATGAACAGACTGGTAAGTGTTGGTTTCTAAATAAATCCTCTTGCGTAATAAAGCTGAATAACAAAGAACAACACTGTGAAAAACCATACCACATAAGGATGATAGCTGAAATTATTCTTCAGAATGTAATGGAGTGCTTTGAACAACTTGAACACTCCGATAATTCCAATGATGATAAAAACCAGAAAGACAAGAAAAAACAGATAATCTCTTGTGCCATACGCACTCACTTTTCCAAGGTGGTCTAAGTAAGCTTCCACATTTAATGTCTGCCCCAGAAACATAGCCGAACTGATTAATATAAAAAAGGGAGTAGTCGTATAGACGGTTGTATAAATGAAAGAAAACAGCAATGTCCGGAAGGTCACCGTATTTACTTTTTCCTGTTTGTACCATAATAAAGCAACACTGAATAGGACAGCAGTAATATTATTCATCAGAAATATAAAGAGTGCTTTTTCTACCATGCTTAATCCCTTAATCCTGGAAATGATATTATGCTCTCCGCTGTAATCCATTAAAAGTACAGAGACTATTACAGAAGTATAAACAGAAAGTTTGATAGGAGAGAGGTAGTCGTGAAAACGTTCGGATTCTTCTTTTTCCATCTCGTGTGCAGACAGATCATAGCAGCGGCGGGGATCCTGAAACAATTTGAAAATGGTTACCGGAACCAGCAGTATTTCAATAATGATCTGCAGGCATAGCTTTTCAAAACTATCTATCAACTTTTCAAACATATATTCGGATATTAGGGAACGTAGTATGCAATTTAATTAATTTTTGAATCACATCCTGAAGCTGAATAAAAAAAGGATGGATGATTCTGGTCAATCATCCATCCGTTATATATTTAAAAAGATTTCCTGTTATTTTGGAAGTCCTTTTTTCAAAGCGATATTGGCTTTTTCTACGGCTTTCCTTTCTTTCCAGTCCATATATCTCTTTTTGTACCGTCCTTTCATGAAATTATCAAAATTACGCTGAACAGCAAGGTTCCAGAGAGAATGTGCTTTTACCGCCCAGCTTTTATCCCAGGCACGCAGGGAAATAGAAAAAGAGCCGTCCAGATATTTCATCCAGTGCCACCAGCCGGTTGGCATAAATAAAGTATCTCCATGTTCCAGTAAGCACTCAATTCCTTCAATCCCGTCCAACGCAGGGAATTTTTCAAAATCAGGATTGGCAATATCGTAATCTTCCAGGGCATAGGTAGCATAAGGAAGCTTATAAAGTCGGGTTTTCCATTTGTATTCAAACAGCAGGACGTGTTTTCTGCCATTGAAATGGGTATGGAAAATATGTGGCATATCAATATCATAATGAAGGAAAGTCACAGAGCCTTTACCTCCAAAGAACATACTTGGATATTTATCTAAAAATCCACCCATAAGATTTTTTGGCGGAACATAATCATCCAGCAATTTTGGCGCAAACTTTATAGGATCAAAGAAAAAGATTCTCAGGTCTGTAGGTTCTCTTTGAATAAG belongs to Chryseobacterium gleum and includes:
- a CDS encoding cupin-like domain-containing protein, translating into MGIILKPIDIVDDISQEEFREKYLKPCKPVVIKNMAKKWPAYQKWTMDYMKEVVGDVEVPLYDSSKADPAAPINTPTTKMPFSEYVDLIQREPTDLRIFFFDPIKFAPKLLDDYVPPKNLMGGFLDKYPSMFFGGKGSVTFLHYDIDMPHIFHTHFNGRKHVLLFEYKWKTRLYKLPYATYALEDYDIANPDFEKFPALDGIEGIECLLEHGDTLFMPTGWWHWMKYLDGSFSISLRAWDKSWAVKAHSLWNLAVQRNFDNFMKGRYKKRYMDWKERKAVEKANIALKKGLPK